TACATTGTTAACTTTGAAAAAAATTAACTTACTCAAAGATTTTTACCAACCCGTCCTTATAAGGAGGAGGAAGGACTGTACCAGTGGCTGAGTTGCCAATCCGTACCTGTATTTTTGTAACTTATGCAACACGAGAACAAACCATCTGAGGCCCTTTTAAGCGATCCGACCTACTTCCTGAGTAGAATTTGACAGGAGCGTAGCCGATAACATCAGAGACATTGAGAAGTCCTTTGATGAAGATGCCGGTATTGTGAAAGATTTCATCGTCTTCATTTCGAGGAAAATGAAAAAGGACCTTTCGGGTTCACGAGGTTCACGCTTCAGAGTTCTGCAAAGAGACTGGACGTAACAAGCAGACCTTGTGTGAGGTGCACCCCAAGTTCAAAAACAACCCCAAAGCGGAAGTGCCTGAATATTTCGGTCACAGGTTTGAGACAACCTTTGACTATGCCCTGTTCCACATGTTGAGCAATAACATCATCTTCTCTCGCTCCTACGAGTATAAGCATCAGGATAAGGTGATAGAGCTGAAGAACTTTGCCATTCTCAAGGATATTAAGGTTAGCATCGACAGACACACCAACACTATCAAGATTTACGATGTCCGGATATCGGATGAGCTTATGGAAGGGTTTTTCCGCAGGTACTATACCATTGACACCAACGGCTATAAGCATGTAGGAAAAGGGCGTGGCGGCGACGGGCGCAAGAGCCTATATATTTTCCTTTACAAGACGCGTCACCAGCTGCTCAGCTCAGGTCAACGCATCACGAAGATGCCCATAGACCTGTTGGCCTCGGTTGCCCATATTGAGTCAGAGGAACCTAGGTTTAAGAAAAAAAGTGTGAAGAGGGTACTGGACTACATTCGGGAGAAGGGAAAGCTGCCTTTTGACTATACTTTTGTCCAAGGGGATCCAACTAAAAAGTACCAGGAGCTCTATTGGGTTAGTCTGGACTTCTCTGTATACCACGAGGTTATGGAGGCGAAGGAGGATCACAACTTTTACATTGCCTTGCTGGAGCGCATGCGGGATCTTTTCCACCATACATATGGGAACCATGTCCAAATCACAGGAGAGAAAGATACTTTTCAGCGTTGGCTGACTAATTCGGACGCGGACCTGACGCACAAAGCAAATGAGCTTTGCAAAGCATATTTTAAGGTGCACAACAAGGATATCACACTGGCAATGGCGAAAAAGCTTATTCGGGGAGGTCTATTCTCCGACGATAATTAAAAAGCTATTCAAGTATTGTCACAGAGGGCATAACTAAAGTCTATATGGAAACTCCCTACATTGCCCTTGGAAGGACTTTAAGCAAGGGTTCCAGCCTATTATTCAAGTACTGCCACGCATACGAAACATAAAGAGCCAATCTAATATATGGATGAGATATGACTTTTGCAAAATACAGACTTGGAGAAGATGTAGAAGTAAGCGGTACGCTCACAGGATTAGGTAACCAAAGAGGCAGCGTTATCGAAATAGTGTATGACAAGCTGAGCAGTCAATTCTTCTATAACGTGCAATGTGGAGAGAATCGACATTATGCGCAGGAACGATTTGTCTCTATTGTACAGAGACTTAACGAAGGCACTTGAATAATGATGATAGAAACTCCTAGCGAATGTCTCCAGCATACCACAGGCGTTCTTTATGAGGGTCTCTTGACAGGTTGCGTTACTGCAAGCCTTATGAAGCGGCGGGTTTAATGCATCGAATCGATCTTTTACCTTATGGATGCCTTCTTAAGCCAAGGGAATATTTACTATTCAAGTATTGCCACACTCTTTCTGAGCCGTTCAAGTATTGCCTCAGTAGCCGGAACCGTTCAAGTATTGCCACAATCCATTCAAGTATTGTCTCAAGGCGTTCAAGTATCGCCACAAATTGGCTATTTCCCTCAATAATAGCAGTTTTACCTACTCAAGTATTGTCTCAAGTCGTTCAAGTATTGCCACGCTTCTCCAAAGCTGTTCAAGTATTGCCTCAGTAGTAGTAGGTCATTCAAGTATTGTCACACCCATAATGCAGCCCATTTGCTCTATTCCGTACAGCCGTTCAAGTATTGCCACTAAATATATATACTTCTATATACTTCCTTATAAATAGGAATTTGAAATGTCGGAGGGGTTCGTGAACAATAAAGATTTAACAAAAGGGAAGAGAAAGAGACTTGGGCTGCGAAAATTACACAACTTCTTTACAAAAACAGCTAAAATATGTCCAGTGCTTTAATGACTAGCTATGAAGCCTAAAGGTTCCATACACAGGGCCAGCAAAAATATGATAAAAGCATAAAAATTATATATACATATTGTAACCTTTTAAATACATAACGTATATATAAATATACTTTTTATATCAACCCCTTTAAATTTTGTGTGTATGGAACAGACTTCAACAACCGTAACCCAGATTGCAGAGGTAAAGCTCAGCTATCATCCCCAGGTGAAGGCCTCCGAGCGCCCGCAGATTACGAGTTCTAAAGACAGTTACACTTTCTTCCTACAGCTGTGGGATGAAGGCAGCATACAGTTCCGCGAGCAATTTAAGGTTATGTTATTAAGCAGGGCAAACAAAGTGCTGGGAATATTTGAAGTTTCTACCGGTGGCGTGGCCGGTACGGTGGCAGATCCGAAACTTATCTTTGTCGCTGCACTCAAAGCCAATGCCAGTGGGATCGTTTTAGCCCATAATCACCCATCGGGCAACTTAAAGCCCAGCAGTGCAGATATCAGCCTTACTAAAAAGGTTAAAGAGGGCGGTAACTTACTTGATATTGCTGTTCTGGATCACATCATCCTTACTAATGAGGGCTATTATTCTTTTGCAGACGAGGGACTTTTATAAAAGTCCCTCACTCTTTCAAATCTCGGCTGTTAAACCAACCGTAGCGGCCCGCCTGACGGCGGGTTTTCCTTTTTTCTTTCTGTAGCAATGCCTGTTCTACAATAGCACACAGGCAATTTAGCGCTAACATAAGGGGAAATAAAAACTCTATTTTGTGGATAATTAATATACACTAAATGTAACTAAATATATACTAAACGTATATATCAATATGAGTTTTGTTTAACCTTCTAAAGCTAAAAGTTATGAGCGCTTATCAAAAATTCATTCAACTGGCAGATCAGGTAACAAATGAGGTCATCGAGCAATTAGAGCAAGGCCAGGTATTCTGGAGAAAGCCTTGGACATCTTACGGACTGCCTAAAAACTATGTATCTGGCCGCTATTATGAAGGCTTCAATGCTTTCTTTCTGAACTACCTGACTGATAAGAAAAGCTTTAGGACACCCTACTTTCTTACCTATAGACAGGCTAAAGAACTGGGCGGGCATGTAAAGAAGGGAGAGAAAGGAAGCCAGATCATCTACTGGAAAGTTTACGCCAAAAGTGATACTAGGGAGGGTAATGGCACTACAGGAGAGACACAGGAGGTGTACCAGAGAAGATTTGTCCCCTTTATTTGGACGGTATTTAATATTGATCAAGTGGAAGGAATCGAGTTTACCCTCCCTTCTGTTCATGAGCGTACCGAACTGCAGGTAATAGAGGCTTGTCAGGAGGTGGTGGATCAATACCCTATGCCACGCCCGAACGTTCTGCACGGAGGCTCCCAGGCCTACTATGCGCCTTTTAATGATACGGTACAGATGCCGGAGCTGAGCAGCTTTGTTTCCTCTCAGGCTTATCACGCAACTTTGTTTCACGAACTGATTCACTCCACAGGCCATCAAACCAGGCTTAACCGTTTTGCTGACGAAGAGAAGGCGGCCCGGTTTGGCGACATAAATTACTCTAAGGAGGAACTGATAGCCGAGATGGGAGCAAGTTTCCTCAATGCCTTTACAGGTATCAAAGCGGAGGTTTTTGAAAACTCGGTGGCTTACCTGCAGGGATGGGCGAAGAAATTTAAGGATGATAAGACAATGATCATCTATGCAAGCACAAAGGCTTTTAAAGCGGCCAGCTATATCCTAAACCTACAGGCAGAAAGTAATCTGGCGGCAGAACCAACAACTATGGCAGCGTAGCCTTTTGAAAGATCTTGCCTGGTAACATCAGGCAAGATCTTTCATTTTCAATACTGATGGAGTTAACTGCGGAAATTTGAAAGGTGAAATCCTGCTATGGCGACCCGCCTTCGGCGGGATTACTTTTGGGGTGTAGGCTTTATGTGAAGCGTCTGCCGTATAATCAGCTCAAAGCAAATATGGCCATTTTTTGTGGTCCTTCTTGCTGTCTTGTTAAAGACTCAATGGATACTATAATGGGTGCTTGTGGCCCTCTAAAGCGTTCATCTTCCTCTCTCCTACTTCTGCCTTCTTGATTGCTCTTAAGTAACAGGTCGAGAAAGAATAAAAGTAAACTTGTCAAATACTTTTAGTATTAATTTGTATATGTTACGTATATATTTGTAAGTGTCATTTCTTAGATATTTGGCTTAAGATAAGCCATCAGGATTCGTTAATTATAGAATAATGCAGATAGAAGACAAGAGCCCTAAGTTTGAACTAGGCAAGCGTATGCTTGAAAAGCAACAGCTGACTTCACTTACTGAGCTGTTTGATATCGTACCGTATACTCCCGTGGCCAAAGCACTAGGCATAAATAACCAGCGACTTCGAAACAAGATTGGCGATCCCCGCTCCTTTCGTGTAAGCGAATTGCTGGACCTTGCGGTACTACTGGATGTCGATGCGATCAAGCTCTTTGCCTTACTTCACGAAACAATCAAGAAATCGGCACCTGCTGAAGGATAACTAAATGATAGCTTCACAAGGCACAAGATGCAAAGCTTTACATTGCCTACTATTCTATTAATCAACTTCTAGCTTGTTCTCCTATGAATCTATATGAGTTCAATAGTATTCTTTCACTTAATGAAAGGGCACAGGCGGTATGGGATGAGGGGCAGTTTCTTTCAAGCCGCCTAGATGGAGAGTATCGGGTATGCCTCTACTACATGGGTGATTTTTTTGCAGAGGTTTGGATAAATTCATGCGATAACGGTAGTAGGATTTGCCATGTACGGGCTTTTAAGAGCCGAAGGCTTCTGGAACCTTACCTCTCCCCTATTGACCTGTCTACCCTTTTCTGACTCTTTCTGCTTTTCGTCTCAAACTATCTACTTTGACTATTAAGCTGCTTGCCTTTAATTGACACATATTTCTAGCTTTAAAAAAAAAATAATTATTATTTAACACATAACACATAACACATAACACATAACACATTTTACTTATTAGATAATGCTTATTATCTGTTAGGTAATACATGATAAATAATAATTATTAAATATTTGTACCGCTGGATTTAGTATTTGAAGCTTTTTCTTATAGTAGGTACTTGTTATCCATACTCCCCTGTTCCCTCCAGCTTACCCAATGCTCCGCTTTTGGAACCTTACTCTTCCTAATCTCCCCTCTTCTTGTATTATTTACCTAGAATTCTTTCTTTTGGTGTATGGTGGGCTTTGTATTGCAAGATGTGTTTTGAGTCCCTCAAAACCTCTTGCCTTGCTTTCAGCGTAGCTATCAGCAAGGGGGATAAACCCACTCGCAACTCGTGTCTTTTATTGAGCAAAGAATGTATGGAAGGTGTTAAGAAACCAAAAGGAGGGCGTCCAAAACTATCGCCGGAATTAAAGAGGGCCAGACAGTTAAAGCTGACCTTTTCCGATAGCGAATACAAGCAACTGGAGACGGAGATGACGGCTGCAGGGCATGAATCGTTGTCTGTTTACCTGCGGAGGAAGGCACTGGCGCAGCCTGACGAATTTATTGCTAATCCCAAAGAGTTAATCGCTGTGTTGGATAGGCTCGGCCCAGAGATCAGCAGGGTCGGCAACAATATCAATCAGGTAGCCAGGTATGTCAATTACCTGAAGGCAAACAATATGATAAACCTGCAGTTTCTTGCCGATTTTAACAGACACATGATAGAGTTTAGTATCATAGAAAAAGAATTGGTCAAGGCGCTTCGCTCTTTTCTTCGGATTGCTGCTGCAAGGTTCAAGAAGTTTAAATAATATTTATTATTTAATAAGTAAGAATTAATAAGTAAGAATTAATAAGTAAGAATTAATAAGTAAGAATTAATAAGTAAGAATTAATAAGTAAGAATTAATAAGTAAGAATTAATAAGTAAGAATTAATAAGTAAGAATTAATAAGTAAGAATTAATAAGTAAGAATTAATAAGTAAGAATTAATAAGTAAGAATTAATAAGTAAGAATTAATAAGTAAGAATTAATAAGTAAGAATTAATAAGTAAGAATTAATAAGTAAGAATTAATAAGTTTTAACTATTAAATTTTAAGTTTAATATTATAAATAATAACTAATAATTATTAAGTAAAAGATAATAGTTTAAAATTGTTAAATAATATATAGTAGCTTTTATGTGAAAGTTATTATTTGTTATATTTTTGAAGCGTTAATGAGTGGGCTATGATCGTGAAAATCCTTTCTGCCGCTGCCGGGTTCAATGGCGTTGTTTACAATGAAGAGAAAAGAGCACAGGGTGCAGCTCAGCTGCTCAAGGCTGAGAACTTCGGTTTCTTGAACCTGGCTGCGGGAAACTTGAAGCAGGAGGATTATATCAGGTACATGACGTTGGTGGCAAACACAAACGAGTCAGTGCTAAAGTCCCAGTTCCATGCCATTATTTCCTGTAAGGGAAGGGAGAAGAGTGCGGAGGAACTCCTGGAAATCGCGGAGAAATACCTCCAGCGCATGGGGTACCATGATAACCCCTACCTTATCTACTTTCATTCAGATACTGCGCACAACCATGTACACATAGTATCTACCAGGGTAAGCAAAGAGGGGAAGAAGGTGAACGACAAGTATGAAAACATGAGGTCTCAGAAAGTGATGCAGGAGATTCTGATGCAGGATGTGGCATACGAGGTAAAAGCATACTTGAGGAAAGCGCTGGCATATGGATTTTCCTCTGAAGCTCAGTTTAAGTTACTGCTCGAAAGGGAAGGCGTGAAAGTCACGGAGAAGGATGGACAGTACCAGTTCATTAAGTACGGTTCAGTGGTGCATGCCTTTGCAAGGAAAGAAGTTGCTGACAGGATAGCAAAGTATAAAGCACCAGATACGCGTGTAGGGCAGCTGAAAGCCATATTCCGCAAGTATAAACGAGGCCTAACGGTGGAGCAGTTCTCCGGGCTATTAAAGGAAAAGTTTGGGATAGAGCTGGTGGTGCACCAGGCAAAGGGGAAGAGCACTCCCTATGGCTACACGATTCTCGACCATGCCAGCAAACTGGTGCTGAAGGGTTCCCAGGTGATGAAGCTCGACGAGCTGCTTTCCAGTGTTAACAGAGAAGAGAAAATACAGGCTGGACGGGAGCTCATAGCCAAGCTTTCTGCAGACAGGGGGCTGTGCTACACCGGTTTCAAAAGACAGCTGGAGGCAACAGGGCTCCTTGTCAACAAAAA
This genomic interval from Pontibacter kalidii contains the following:
- a CDS encoding JAB domain-containing protein, which translates into the protein MEQTSTTVTQIAEVKLSYHPQVKASERPQITSSKDSYTFFLQLWDEGSIQFREQFKVMLLSRANKVLGIFEVSTGGVAGTVADPKLIFVAALKANASGIVLAHNHPSGNLKPSSADISLTKKVKEGGNLLDIAVLDHIILTNEGYYSFADEGLL
- a CDS encoding ArdC family protein; protein product: MFNLLKLKVMSAYQKFIQLADQVTNEVIEQLEQGQVFWRKPWTSYGLPKNYVSGRYYEGFNAFFLNYLTDKKSFRTPYFLTYRQAKELGGHVKKGEKGSQIIYWKVYAKSDTREGNGTTGETQEVYQRRFVPFIWTVFNIDQVEGIEFTLPSVHERTELQVIEACQEVVDQYPMPRPNVLHGGSQAYYAPFNDTVQMPELSSFVSSQAYHATLFHELIHSTGHQTRLNRFADEEKAARFGDINYSKEELIAEMGASFLNAFTGIKAEVFENSVAYLQGWAKKFKDDKTMIIYASTKAFKAASYILNLQAESNLAAEPTTMAA
- a CDS encoding plasmid mobilization protein encodes the protein MEGVKKPKGGRPKLSPELKRARQLKLTFSDSEYKQLETEMTAAGHESLSVYLRRKALAQPDEFIANPKELIAVLDRLGPEISRVGNNINQVARYVNYLKANNMINLQFLADFNRHMIEFSIIEKELVKALRSFLRIAAARFKKFK
- a CDS encoding relaxase/mobilization nuclease domain-containing protein codes for the protein MIVKILSAAAGFNGVVYNEEKRAQGAAQLLKAENFGFLNLAAGNLKQEDYIRYMTLVANTNESVLKSQFHAIISCKGREKSAEELLEIAEKYLQRMGYHDNPYLIYFHSDTAHNHVHIVSTRVSKEGKKVNDKYENMRSQKVMQEILMQDVAYEVKAYLRKALAYGFSSEAQFKLLLEREGVKVTEKDGQYQFIKYGSVVHAFARKEVADRIAKYKAPDTRVGQLKAIFRKYKRGLTVEQFSGLLKEKFGIELVVHQAKGKSTPYGYTILDHASKLVLKGSQVMKLDELLSSVNREEKIQAGRELIAKLSADRGLCYTGFKRQLEATGLLVNKKGEIRIKGDEEGSIPVLMLDKAHVRALLYQERLQEARQYAVTSDKDMRLLSRLFFVKQSDLSVAKASDPLEKEVVAAKLHSGLASGRPLQEMLDSCGWSIAHADGKHFLIDHQQKRVYAWADLTKERPDFHAVQVVELDKGSDRAREERLQDAWTQSSGTIGQLAASMLYLMESNLGPDQGENRKRKNQRKR